In uncultured Umboniibacter sp., one genomic interval encodes:
- a CDS encoding outer membrane beta-barrel protein: MIRVITLLVTVMLATSTNAQWTSAIGKRGGHWEATFGLKYQDSEFLGSEEGASLEFESDYGFMFGLAYNFTDHLSVGFDVDYLRSNYQANVISATPGEPDIQFGHKGDFTSFMFNGTYNFFSGAFTPYVAASAGWQYFDSNIIDGDPVIGCYWHPYWGYICNDYYQTYTETNLGYGATVGLRWEIDSSMFIKASVSQDWFDTSGTHSDPSFMSGAIEFGTRF, translated from the coding sequence ATGATTCGAGTAATTACGCTGCTGGTAACGGTCATGCTGGCAACAAGTACCAACGCGCAATGGACCTCAGCAATTGGAAAGCGAGGCGGCCATTGGGAGGCAACGTTTGGGCTCAAGTACCAGGATAGTGAGTTTCTGGGGAGCGAAGAGGGGGCATCGCTTGAGTTCGAATCAGATTATGGTTTCATGTTCGGTCTCGCTTACAACTTCACCGATCATCTTAGCGTTGGCTTTGATGTGGATTACCTAAGATCCAATTACCAAGCGAATGTAATTTCGGCGACGCCCGGCGAGCCAGACATTCAGTTTGGTCACAAGGGCGACTTTACCTCATTTATGTTTAATGGCACGTACAACTTTTTTTCGGGCGCTTTCACTCCGTATGTTGCAGCCTCGGCCGGCTGGCAGTACTTTGATTCCAATATCATTGATGGCGATCCGGTGATAGGCTGCTATTGGCATCCCTATTGGGGCTACATTTGTAATGACTACTATCAAACCTACACGGAAACGAATTTGGGCTATGGTGCGACCGTTGGTCTTCGTTGGGAGATTGATTCCAGTATGTTCATCAAAGCAAGTGTTTCGCAGGATTGGTTTGATACGAGTGGCACCCATTCGGATCCAAGTTTCATGAGTGGAGCGATTGAATTCGGAACTCGCTTTTGA